From one Shewanella sp. GD04112 genomic stretch:
- a CDS encoding undecaprenyl-diphosphate phosphatase produces the protein MDTFQVIILALIQGLTEFLPISSSAHLILPAQLLGWEDQGLSFDVAVNTGSLFAVVIYFRNELWAMFKAWIASMVKGQHSDDSKLAWWIILATLPAVFFGFMAKDFIETHLRSAGVIAVTTVVFGLLLWWADKMSRRDLTVYQTGWRKALLIGFAQALALIPGTSRSGATMTAALMLGLSRDAAARFSFLMSVPVSLGAAILVGKDLAESPLPIDYQALTLGTVISFVAAYLCIHYFLKIISRMGMTPFVIYRLILGAVLCGFIFL, from the coding sequence ATGGATACGTTTCAGGTAATTATTTTAGCGTTAATTCAAGGATTAACAGAGTTCCTCCCCATTTCTAGTTCGGCGCACCTTATCCTACCCGCACAGCTTTTAGGCTGGGAAGACCAAGGCTTATCCTTCGACGTTGCCGTGAACACGGGTTCATTATTCGCCGTGGTGATTTATTTTCGCAATGAACTCTGGGCCATGTTCAAGGCCTGGATTGCTAGCATGGTGAAAGGTCAGCATTCCGATGACAGTAAGTTAGCCTGGTGGATCATTCTTGCCACTTTACCTGCAGTGTTTTTTGGCTTTATGGCCAAAGACTTTATCGAAACCCATCTGCGCAGCGCTGGTGTTATCGCCGTGACGACTGTGGTCTTTGGTTTACTGCTTTGGTGGGCGGATAAGATGTCACGCCGTGACTTAACGGTTTATCAAACGGGTTGGCGCAAGGCGCTATTAATTGGTTTTGCTCAGGCGCTAGCGTTAATTCCTGGTACTTCACGCTCGGGCGCGACGATGACTGCCGCGCTGATGTTAGGTCTTAGCCGTGATGCCGCAGCGCGTTTCTCGTTTTTGATGTCTGTGCCTGTCAGTTTGGGCGCGGCTATTCTAGTGGGTAAAGATTTGGCTGAAAGCCCGCTTCCCATTGATTATCAAGCACTGACACTTGGCACTGTGATTTCATTTGTAGCCGCTTATCTGTGTATTCACTATTTCTTAAAAATCATCAGCCGTATGGGTATGACGCCATTTGTGATTTACCGCCTCATCCTCGGTGCTGTGTTATGTGGATTTATCTTCCTATAA
- the folK gene encoding 2-amino-4-hydroxy-6-hydroxymethyldihydropteridine diphosphokinase: MARIYISLGSNIEPSRYLKAGLQSLREHFGPLQLSSMYESEAVGFDGTNFLNMVACAQTSLNIAEVVAQFKQIEQNHGRLVGAKKFSPRTLDIDLLLYDDVVCQIPVVLPRAEIVTNAFVLWPLAEIAPDLVHPLQQKTYAVMWDEYDKASQKLWPVAFEWPHGLTF, encoded by the coding sequence ATGGCACGTATATACATTAGTTTAGGCAGTAATATAGAACCTTCTCGCTATCTGAAGGCGGGCTTGCAGTCATTACGAGAGCACTTTGGTCCACTGCAGCTTTCTTCTATGTATGAGAGTGAAGCCGTAGGGTTTGATGGCACTAACTTTTTAAATATGGTGGCCTGTGCACAAACGAGCCTGAATATTGCTGAGGTAGTTGCGCAGTTTAAGCAAATCGAGCAAAATCACGGCCGGTTGGTGGGGGCCAAAAAGTTTAGTCCAAGAACCTTAGATATTGACCTATTGCTTTACGATGATGTCGTTTGTCAGATCCCTGTGGTACTGCCCCGCGCCGAAATTGTCACTAATGCTTTTGTGCTTTGGCCTTTAGCGGAAATCGCCCCCGATTTGGTTCACCCATTGCAGCAGAAAACCTATGCCGTAATGTGGGATGAATATGATAAAGCGTCGCAAAAGCTGTGGCCAGTAGCCTTTGAATGGCCTCATGGGCTCACTTTTTAA
- the folB gene encoding dihydroneopterin aldolase: MDKVLIRQLRIDTVIGVYEWEKKIQQSLFLDLDMAWDNKAAAATDDYQYALCYETVSNRLTQLVTEKPIELIETVAERVAECVLNEFKVNWVKVVVMKPGAVPSASAVGVEIERSR; this comes from the coding sequence ATGGATAAAGTGCTTATTCGACAATTACGTATTGATACTGTGATTGGCGTCTATGAATGGGAAAAGAAAATCCAGCAGAGCCTGTTTTTGGATCTCGACATGGCTTGGGACAATAAGGCCGCGGCGGCAACTGACGACTATCAATACGCGCTCTGCTATGAAACGGTGTCAAACCGCCTGACTCAGCTCGTCACCGAAAAGCCCATCGAGTTAATCGAAACCGTGGCCGAACGAGTGGCCGAATGTGTGCTCAATGAGTTTAAGGTCAATTGGGTGAAAGTCGTGGTGATGAAACCCGGCGCCGTGCCTTCGGCCTCTGCCGTTGGGGTTGAGATTGAACGCTCACGCTAA
- the plsY gene encoding glycerol-3-phosphate 1-O-acyltransferase PlsY, producing MSQLTLTLLMIVAAYLAGSVSSAVLVCRMRGLPDPRSQGSGNPGATNVLRIGGASSAAMVLFFDMLKGALPTYLAYLMGIDAISLGLIAIAACLGHIYPIFFGFKGGKGVATAFGAMAPIGDDLAICLMASWVVLVLISRYSSLAAIITALLAPLYTWWLDDRFTIPVAMLSTLIIIRHKENIQRLLKGEESKVSRKKRPKAP from the coding sequence GTGAGTCAATTAACACTGACACTTTTGATGATTGTGGCCGCCTATTTAGCCGGTTCTGTCTCAAGTGCTGTGCTAGTGTGTAGGATGAGAGGCCTACCCGACCCCAGATCGCAAGGCTCAGGCAACCCCGGAGCCACCAACGTGCTGCGCATTGGCGGCGCAAGCTCGGCTGCCATGGTGTTATTTTTCGATATGCTTAAGGGCGCCTTACCCACCTATCTTGCCTATTTAATGGGAATCGATGCCATTTCCCTCGGTTTGATCGCAATCGCCGCCTGTCTTGGCCATATCTATCCGATATTTTTTGGTTTTAAAGGTGGCAAAGGTGTGGCGACCGCTTTTGGTGCCATGGCGCCGATTGGTGATGACTTGGCCATCTGCTTGATGGCATCTTGGGTCGTCTTAGTCCTGATCAGCCGCTACTCTTCCCTCGCTGCTATTATCACCGCCCTACTGGCACCACTTTATACTTGGTGGCTGGATGACAGATTTACGATCCCCGTCGCTATGCTCTCAACCCTGATTATCATCCGCCATAAAGAAAATATTCAGCGGTTACTGAAAGGTGAAGAGTCTAAGGTGTCACGTAAAAAGCGTCCTAAAGCACCTTAG
- the tsaD gene encoding tRNA (adenosine(37)-N6)-threonylcarbamoyltransferase complex transferase subunit TsaD: MRVLGIETSCDETGIAVYDDKLGLLSHALYSQVKLHADYGGVVPELASRDHVRKIVPLIRQALKNANTEIADLDGIAYTKGPGLIGALLVGACVGRSLAFAWNKPAIGVHHMEGHLLAPMLEDDAPEFPFVALLVSGGHSMLVKVDGIGLYEVLGESVDDAAGEAFDKTAKLMGLDYPGGPRLAKLAAKGEPAGYQFPRPMTDRPGLDFSFSGLKTFTANTIAAEPDDEQTRANIARAFEEAVVDTLAIKCRRALKQTGYNRLVIAGGVSANTRLRETLAEMMTSIGGRVYYPRGEFCTDNGAMIAFAGLQRLKAGQQEDLAVKGQPRWPLDTLPPVA, from the coding sequence ATGCGGGTTCTAGGTATTGAGACATCTTGTGACGAGACAGGTATTGCCGTCTATGACGATAAGCTAGGGTTACTTTCCCATGCTTTATATAGTCAGGTTAAGTTGCATGCGGATTATGGTGGGGTTGTGCCTGAACTGGCTTCCCGCGACCATGTGCGCAAAATTGTCCCGCTGATCCGCCAAGCGCTGAAAAATGCCAATACCGAAATTGCCGATTTAGATGGGATTGCCTACACCAAAGGCCCAGGCCTTATTGGTGCTTTATTAGTGGGCGCTTGTGTTGGCCGCTCACTTGCCTTTGCTTGGAACAAACCCGCCATCGGTGTGCACCATATGGAAGGGCATCTGTTGGCGCCAATGCTGGAAGACGATGCGCCAGAGTTTCCCTTTGTGGCACTGTTAGTGTCTGGTGGCCACTCCATGTTAGTAAAGGTCGATGGTATCGGCCTTTATGAAGTCTTAGGTGAGTCGGTGGATGACGCCGCTGGTGAAGCCTTCGATAAAACCGCTAAGTTAATGGGGCTGGATTATCCCGGTGGTCCACGGCTTGCGAAACTGGCCGCTAAAGGTGAGCCAGCAGGTTATCAATTTCCTCGGCCAATGACCGACAGACCCGGACTCGATTTTAGTTTCTCAGGGCTTAAAACCTTTACCGCCAATACCATTGCCGCTGAGCCCGATGATGAGCAAACCCGCGCGAACATCGCCCGCGCCTTTGAAGAAGCGGTCGTCGATACGCTCGCGATTAAATGTCGCCGCGCGTTAAAACAAACCGGCTATAACCGTTTAGTGATAGCCGGTGGTGTGAGCGCCAACACGCGCTTACGGGAAACCTTGGCCGAGATGATGACCTCTATCGGTGGCCGAGTTTATTATCCACGTGGTGAATTCTGTACTGACAATGGTGCCATGATTGCCTTTGCTGGCCTGCAGCGTTTAAAGGCGGGGCAACAGGAAGACTTAGCGGTCAAAGGGCAACCGAGATGGCCGCTCGATACCTTACCGCCAGTTGCGTAG
- the rpsU gene encoding 30S ribosomal protein S21 → MPIIKVRENEPFDVALRRFKRSCEKAGILADVRAREFYEKPTTARKRAKAAAVKRLAKKLSRENARRVRLY, encoded by the coding sequence ATGCCAATTATTAAAGTACGTGAAAACGAACCATTCGACGTAGCTCTGCGTCGTTTCAAGCGCTCTTGTGAAAAAGCTGGTATTTTAGCTGACGTGCGTGCTCGTGAATTCTACGAGAAGCCAACTACTGCACGTAAGCGCGCTAAAGCAGCTGCAGTTAAACGTTTAGCTAAAAAGCTTTCTCGCGAAAACGCACGTCGCGTACGTTTATACTAA
- a CDS encoding GatB/YqeY domain-containing protein, with amino-acid sequence MSLIDQLKDHMKQAMIAKEKARLSTIRMALAAIKQIEVDTRESLNDEQVIAVLTKMVKQRRDSIAQYEAAGRSELAAAEAEEIQVIETFLPTPLSEAEIAAFIDAAIAEIGASSMADMGKVMGALKPKVQGRADMGAIGAMIRAKLQ; translated from the coding sequence ATGAGCCTAATTGATCAGCTAAAAGACCATATGAAACAGGCCATGATCGCCAAAGAGAAGGCGAGATTGAGTACTATTCGTATGGCACTTGCAGCCATCAAACAGATTGAAGTGGATACCCGCGAAAGCCTGAATGATGAGCAGGTTATAGCTGTCTTAACCAAAATGGTGAAACAACGTCGCGATTCGATTGCTCAATATGAAGCAGCGGGTCGTAGCGAGTTGGCCGCAGCAGAAGCAGAAGAGATTCAAGTTATTGAAACTTTCCTGCCGACTCCCCTCTCTGAGGCGGAAATTGCCGCGTTCATCGATGCCGCTATTGCTGAAATAGGCGCATCCTCCATGGCGGATATGGGCAAAGTAATGGGAGCATTAAAACCTAAAGTTCAAGGACGTGCAGACATGGGCGCTATCGGCGCTATGATCCGTGCAAAATTGCAATAA
- the dnaG gene encoding DNA primase, with protein MAIPRDFINELIARTDIVELIDRKVPLKKAGKNYSACCPFHSEKSPSFTVSRDKQFYHCFGCGAHGNAIDFVMEYDRLDFVDAIEDLAGQLGLEVPREQGTGKRQDDGLSRDLYQLMEEASRFFQTQLRQHQDKQKVIDYLAYRGLSDDIVEHFGIGFAPDGWDGLLSRYRHSQDAQDKLLTAGMLISNDSGKRYDRFRDRLMFPIRDRRGRVIGFGGRVLGDGTPKYLNSPETPIFHKGNELYGLYELKQRHRDPDKVLIVEGYMDVVALAQYGVDYAVASLGTSTTAEQFQLLLRSAKEVICCYDGDRAGNEAAWRALETALPLLKPGDKVRFMFLPQSEDPDSMVRKIGKDAFEQMMESAITLPEFLFDTLATKFGTDKGNLAKQAFGLIEKIQDTVLQNLLLENLAHKLGMNSSDDMKKKLGFSVKQTKPTASTGLKGRGTPLRLAIALLVQHPELGVGLSPQPALNHLQMPGIDLLPLLLELTREHRLNSAQLLEQFRDSPHSGTLHKLAQWDHQVADENLLEKFKQTLVWLNNQYIEQRYQELSLKQTHTKEEKIQLQKLISVMKGLN; from the coding sequence ATGGCAATACCTCGTGATTTTATCAATGAGCTAATCGCTCGCACCGACATTGTCGAACTTATCGACCGCAAGGTGCCCTTGAAAAAGGCGGGTAAAAACTACTCGGCCTGTTGTCCTTTTCATAGCGAAAAATCACCTTCGTTTACCGTTAGCCGCGATAAACAGTTTTATCATTGTTTTGGCTGCGGTGCCCACGGCAACGCCATCGATTTTGTGATGGAGTACGACAGACTCGACTTTGTCGATGCCATAGAAGATCTTGCCGGACAACTGGGCTTAGAAGTCCCAAGGGAACAAGGCACGGGTAAACGCCAAGACGATGGCCTAAGCCGTGATCTATACCAATTAATGGAAGAAGCGAGCCGCTTTTTTCAAACTCAGTTAAGACAACACCAAGACAAGCAAAAAGTCATCGACTACCTCGCCTATCGCGGATTATCCGATGATATTGTTGAGCATTTTGGGATTGGTTTTGCGCCCGACGGTTGGGATGGCTTATTAAGCCGCTACCGACACAGTCAAGATGCACAGGATAAACTCCTGACCGCAGGCATGCTAATCAGTAATGATAGCGGTAAAAGATACGACAGATTCCGTGACCGCCTGATGTTTCCTATTCGCGACCGCCGTGGTCGTGTGATTGGATTTGGTGGCAGAGTATTGGGAGATGGCACCCCCAAGTACTTGAATTCGCCAGAAACGCCCATATTTCATAAGGGCAATGAACTCTACGGCCTATACGAGCTAAAACAACGTCATCGCGATCCCGATAAAGTACTGATTGTCGAAGGCTATATGGATGTGGTTGCCCTCGCCCAATATGGCGTGGATTACGCGGTCGCCTCCCTTGGCACCTCGACGACGGCTGAACAATTCCAATTGTTGCTGCGTAGTGCTAAGGAAGTGATTTGTTGTTATGACGGCGATAGAGCCGGTAATGAGGCCGCCTGGCGCGCCTTAGAAACCGCTTTACCCCTACTCAAACCTGGGGACAAAGTGCGTTTTATGTTTTTACCCCAATCTGAAGATCCGGATTCAATGGTTCGTAAGATTGGTAAAGACGCCTTCGAGCAAATGATGGAAAGTGCCATCACGCTGCCCGAATTTTTGTTTGATACATTAGCGACAAAATTTGGTACCGATAAAGGTAACTTAGCCAAACAAGCCTTTGGCCTAATTGAAAAAATTCAAGATACTGTGCTGCAAAACCTACTGCTTGAGAACTTAGCTCACAAGTTAGGCATGAACAGCTCAGACGATATGAAGAAAAAACTGGGTTTTAGTGTCAAACAAACTAAGCCCACAGCATCAACGGGACTCAAAGGACGCGGTACGCCATTGCGACTTGCCATCGCCTTGTTAGTACAGCATCCCGAGCTGGGCGTGGGATTATCCCCACAACCGGCATTAAACCATCTGCAAATGCCAGGCATCGACTTGCTGCCATTGCTGTTGGAATTAACACGAGAGCATAGGTTAAACAGCGCACAACTACTTGAGCAATTCAGAGACAGCCCCCACAGCGGGACGCTGCATAAATTAGCCCAATGGGACCATCAAGTGGCGGATGAAAACCTGCTCGAAAAGTTTAAACAGACCCTGGTTTGGTTGAACAATCAATATATTGAGCAACGATATCAGGAATTGAGTCTAAAACAGACCCATACTAAGGAAGAGAAGATCCAGCTGCAGAAGCTGATCTCAGTCATGAAAGGACTAAACTGA
- the rpoD gene encoding RNA polymerase sigma factor RpoD, whose product MDHTPQSQLKLLLAKGKEQGYLTYAEVNDHLPADMVDSDQIEDIIQMINDMGIRVFEEAPDADDMMMSEDNTDEDAAEEAAAALATVESELGRTTDPVRMYMREMGTVELLTREGEIVIAKRIEEGINTVQSSVAEYPQAIAMILEQYDQYEADELRLSDIISGFVNPDEEDLGPTATHIGSELSEEDLDDEDDDEDDEDEDGDGEGDDDGNKGPDPEEARERFSQLRTAYENALKIIDAKGREHPESIQALFEIGEIFKEFRLVPKQFDRLVKSMRSMMDRVRVQERLLMKLCVEQAKMPKKNFVKFFTGNETNLDWFDAEKNSNKPYAEGLRMVEEDVQRCRSKLAAIEEETGLVIAAIKDINRRMSIGEAKARRAKKEMVEANLRLVISIAKKYTNRGLQFLDLIQEGNIGLMKAVDKFEYRRGYKFSTYATWWIRQAITRSIADQARTIRIPVHMIETINKLNRISRQMLQEMGREPSPEELAERMMMPEDKIRKVLKIAKEPISMETPIGDDEDSHLGDFIEDTTLELPLDSATSESLKSATHEVLAGLTAREAKVLRMRFGIDMNTDHTLEEVGKQFDVTRERIRQIEAKALRKLRHPSRSEILKSFLDE is encoded by the coding sequence ATGGATCATACTCCGCAGTCGCAACTCAAGCTGTTGCTTGCCAAAGGTAAAGAGCAAGGTTACTTAACCTATGCAGAAGTGAACGATCACTTACCTGCAGACATGGTCGATTCTGACCAGATCGAAGATATTATCCAGATGATAAATGACATGGGTATTCGGGTGTTCGAAGAAGCACCAGATGCCGATGACATGATGATGTCGGAAGACAACACAGACGAAGATGCAGCGGAAGAAGCCGCAGCCGCCCTTGCCACAGTAGAAAGTGAGCTAGGCCGCACCACAGACCCAGTGCGTATGTACATGCGCGAAATGGGTACCGTTGAACTGCTGACCCGTGAAGGCGAAATCGTTATCGCCAAACGCATCGAAGAAGGCATCAACACAGTTCAAAGCTCTGTCGCCGAATACCCACAAGCGATCGCCATGATCCTTGAGCAGTACGACCAGTACGAAGCCGACGAACTGCGCCTGTCTGATATTATCTCTGGATTTGTTAACCCGGACGAAGAAGACTTAGGTCCAACCGCGACTCATATCGGTTCTGAATTATCGGAAGAAGATCTCGATGATGAAGATGACGATGAAGACGACGAAGACGAAGACGGTGATGGCGAAGGCGATGATGATGGCAACAAGGGTCCCGATCCTGAAGAAGCGCGTGAACGCTTTAGCCAATTAAGAACCGCCTACGAAAACGCGCTTAAGATCATCGATGCCAAAGGTCGTGAACACCCAGAATCGATTCAAGCACTGTTTGAAATCGGCGAAATTTTCAAAGAGTTCCGCCTCGTACCTAAGCAATTCGACCGCTTAGTGAAAAGCATGCGCTCTATGATGGACCGCGTACGCGTTCAAGAGCGTCTACTGATGAAGCTCTGTGTCGAACAGGCCAAAATGCCGAAGAAGAACTTTGTTAAATTCTTCACTGGTAACGAAACCAATCTCGATTGGTTCGATGCAGAAAAGAACTCAAACAAGCCTTATGCCGAAGGCTTAAGAATGGTTGAAGAAGACGTACAGCGTTGCCGTAGCAAGCTGGCCGCCATCGAAGAAGAAACCGGCTTAGTGATTGCCGCCATTAAAGACATCAACCGTCGTATGTCAATCGGTGAAGCCAAGGCTCGCCGTGCGAAGAAAGAAATGGTTGAGGCAAACTTACGTCTGGTAATTTCTATCGCGAAGAAATACACCAACCGTGGTCTGCAATTCTTGGATCTTATCCAAGAAGGTAACATCGGTCTGATGAAGGCCGTTGATAAGTTCGAATACCGTCGTGGTTACAAGTTCTCGACCTATGCAACTTGGTGGATCCGTCAGGCAATCACCCGCTCAATCGCGGACCAAGCCCGTACGATCCGTATTCCAGTACATATGATCGAAACCATCAACAAGCTGAACCGTATCTCTCGTCAAATGCTGCAGGAAATGGGTCGTGAGCCCTCACCTGAAGAACTGGCAGAGCGTATGATGATGCCGGAAGATAAGATCCGTAAGGTACTGAAAATCGCTAAAGAACCTATCTCCATGGAAACCCCTATCGGTGACGATGAAGATTCGCATTTAGGTGATTTTATCGAGGATACCACCCTCGAATTACCACTGGACAGCGCCACCAGCGAAAGCCTGAAGAGCGCCACCCATGAGGTATTAGCAGGCTTAACGGCCCGTGAAGCGAAAGTACTGCGTATGCGTTTTGGTATCGACATGAATACCGACCACACGTTGGAAGAAGTGGGTAAACAATTTGACGTAACCCGTGAGCGTATCCGTCAAATCGAGGCGAAAGCCCTGCGTAAACTGCGCCACCCTTCACGTTCGGAAATCTTAAAGTCGTTCTTAGACGAATAG
- a CDS encoding methyl-accepting chemotaxis protein: MKHLSISTKLLWITSALFLSIVAILSISLWWTLSDQNTELSNQVQETLQTETRDKLEARAGEYGEMVAGFINEAYRIPFSFSGMLESTAEDLPLKRDRLELAVAAVLKKNNQISSMYAQFEPNGYDGLDSEFLNVEVSHSVASSGALEVYYTRNDDGTVEHHQVDDSAEKYVTTLNEFGIREAEWYLCAKETLKPCLMEPYLYEISPGNTALMTSLTVPVVKHKQFIGVVGVDVNLPVFQALIDKLSKSLYGGQAKVTLLSTRGLVVAASHYSKKARPLSESIDPKLASQIVALHKNGGYMASDDEIIVAYPIKIPLAKAEWSLAIEVPKAQAFKSSIELNDKMDEMATSLGSILLMVGLAVSILAVVTISIVIRSIIAPLRMIQGRVEHLASADGDLTQSIVVDAHAELIALGKGFNSFIHKLKDLISELKTLAGRTQEESLSSAQIAELTRDSVHRQYGEIESVVTAVNEMSATALEVAKASEQTAAETEAMSRNVRLSEESLTKAMEYVTTMSQESMQAKVAVSKVAESSTNISRILEVISSIAAQTNLLALNAAIEAARAGEQGRGFAVVADEVRALASKTQSSTDDISVLIDALQQEVNSASGIIDKGAERAQMAVSQTEQALTSLNSMVSQIEEISSQVTHIAAAAEEQSAVTEEVNRNITGISDSASELARLAGEAQQSSVVLAELVKQQHQQLGKLKT, encoded by the coding sequence ATGAAGCATTTGTCCATCAGTACTAAGTTGTTGTGGATCACTTCCGCCTTATTCCTCTCAATTGTCGCCATTCTCTCCATCAGCCTCTGGTGGACCCTTTCGGACCAAAACACAGAGCTGTCTAATCAGGTACAAGAGACACTACAAACGGAAACCCGTGACAAACTCGAAGCCCGTGCGGGCGAATATGGCGAGATGGTGGCGGGCTTTATCAATGAAGCCTATCGGATCCCGTTTTCCTTTTCCGGCATGTTGGAGAGCACGGCGGAAGATCTGCCATTAAAGCGTGACCGTTTAGAGCTGGCCGTGGCGGCGGTATTAAAGAAAAACAACCAGATATCCTCCATGTATGCGCAGTTTGAGCCTAATGGTTACGACGGACTCGACAGCGAATTTTTAAATGTTGAGGTTAGCCACAGCGTCGCATCATCGGGGGCATTGGAGGTGTATTACACTCGCAACGATGATGGTACGGTCGAACATCATCAAGTTGATGATTCAGCTGAGAAATATGTGACGACCTTAAACGAGTTTGGGATCCGAGAAGCCGAATGGTACCTCTGTGCCAAGGAAACCCTAAAACCTTGTTTAATGGAGCCTTATCTCTATGAGATCAGCCCTGGTAATACGGCTTTGATGACATCTTTAACCGTCCCAGTGGTGAAACATAAACAGTTCATCGGGGTGGTGGGCGTCGATGTGAACTTGCCGGTGTTTCAAGCGCTGATTGATAAGCTCTCCAAGAGTCTCTATGGCGGTCAAGCTAAAGTGACCCTACTCAGTACCCGTGGTTTAGTGGTCGCCGCGAGCCATTACAGCAAAAAAGCGCGTCCTCTGAGCGAATCTATTGACCCTAAACTTGCTTCACAGATAGTCGCGTTACATAAAAATGGCGGTTATATGGCAAGCGATGATGAGATTATCGTGGCCTATCCGATAAAAATCCCACTGGCGAAAGCGGAATGGTCATTGGCCATCGAAGTCCCTAAAGCCCAAGCCTTTAAGAGCTCCATTGAGTTGAACGACAAAATGGATGAAATGGCCACATCCCTTGGCAGCATCTTGTTGATGGTCGGTTTAGCCGTGTCCATTCTCGCCGTGGTTACCATCAGCATAGTGATCCGCAGCATTATTGCGCCGCTGAGGATGATCCAAGGCCGTGTGGAACACTTGGCCAGTGCCGATGGTGATTTAACCCAATCCATTGTGGTCGATGCCCATGCAGAACTGATTGCACTGGGTAAAGGCTTTAACTCCTTTATCCATAAGTTGAAAGACTTGATCAGCGAGTTAAAAACGCTCGCGGGACGCACTCAGGAGGAAAGTCTCTCCTCGGCGCAAATTGCGGAGTTGACCCGCGATAGTGTCCATCGCCAGTATGGCGAAATCGAGAGCGTGGTAACCGCGGTCAATGAGATGAGTGCCACGGCGCTTGAAGTGGCGAAAGCCTCTGAACAAACGGCTGCGGAAACTGAAGCCATGTCCCGTAATGTACGTCTCAGCGAAGAGAGCCTGACTAAGGCCATGGAATACGTAACCACAATGTCGCAGGAGTCGATGCAGGCGAAAGTGGCCGTGAGCAAAGTGGCTGAAAGTAGCACTAATATCAGCCGTATTCTCGAGGTGATTAGTTCAATTGCCGCGCAAACCAACTTGCTGGCGTTGAACGCTGCAATTGAGGCGGCGCGGGCCGGTGAACAAGGACGGGGTTTTGCCGTAGTGGCCGATGAGGTGAGGGCGCTTGCTTCTAAAACCCAAAGTTCGACCGATGATATCAGCGTATTAATCGATGCCCTGCAGCAAGAAGTAAATAGTGCCTCAGGTATTATCGATAAAGGTGCTGAGCGTGCGCAAATGGCCGTGTCGCAAACCGAGCAAGCGCTCACCTCGCTTAACTCTATGGTCAGTCAAATAGAGGAAATCTCTTCTCAGGTGACGCATATTGCCGCTGCAGCGGAGGAGCAAAGCGCGGTAACTGAAGAAGTTAACCGTAATATCACAGGGATTTCCGATTCGGCCTCGGAGCTGGCGCGCCTTGCGGGTGAAGCGCAGCAAAGCAGTGTGGTCCTCGCCGAACTGGTGAAACAGCAGCATCAACAATTAGGTAAGTTAAAGACCTAA